The Rahnella aquatilis CIP 78.65 = ATCC 33071 genomic sequence CGGTAAAGATATCACCATTAAAGTGCCTGTCGGAACACGTGTTCTTGACCAAAGTACGGGCGAAGTCCTGGCCGATATGACCCAAAATGGTCAGGTTAATATGGTCGCTAAAGGCGGTTTTCATGGACTGGGTAACACCCGTTTTAAATCTTCTGTAAACCGCTCACCGCGTCAGAAAACCATGGGCACCAAAGGTGAAGAGCGTGATATCGCACTCGAGCTGATGCTGCTGGCCGATGTGGGGATGCTGGGACTGCCAAACGCGGGTAAATCGACCTTTATCCGCTCAGTCTCTGCTGCCAAGCCAAAAGTTGCTGATTATCCGTTTACCACGCTGGTGCCAAGCCTCGGTGTCGTACGTATGGATCATGAACAAAGCTTCGTGGTTGCAGATATCCCCGGTCTGATTGAAGGCGCTTCTGAAGGCGCGGGTCTGGGTATCCGCTTCCTGAAGCACCTTGAGCGTTGCCGCGTTCTGCTGCACCTGATCGACATTGCGCCGATCGATGAATCTGATCCGATCGAAAATGCCAAAGTTATCATCAATGAACTCAAGCAATACAACGCCAAGCTGGCTGAAAAGCCGCGCTGGTTAGTGTTCAATAAAGTTGATCTGATCGAGAAAGAAGAGGCTGAAACGCGCGCTAAAGCGATTGCTGATGCATTAGGCTGGGAAGGTAATTATTACCTAATTTCTGCTGCAAACCGCGAAGGCGTGAATGCATTGTGTTGGGACGTGATGAAATTTATCAACGAAAATCCTAAACACATGGCGATTGAAGAATCAGCACCAGAAAAAGTTGAGTTCATGTGGGATGATTATCACCGTGAACAACTGGCAGAAGTAGAATCTGAAGCCGACGACGACTGGGATGATGACTGGGATGAAGATGACGACGAAGGTGTCGAAATCATTTATGAACGGTAATCCTGTGGATTAGCGTTTCATCTCAACACAAAGGCTGCCTCTGGCAGCCTTTTCTCTGTCGTTAATGCGTTTTAACGGGTGCCTGGTGAGAGTGTCAGTGAGCTTTGAAGCGCGATATCGGGTAACCAGCACTGTGCACTGAGTCCAGCGTTGCCGGTACGATTTCGCAATGTCAGCGTACCGCCATGCAGGTGTGTAATTCTCACGACAATATTCAGTCCCAGACCGCTACCGCCATAACGCTGATCGACACGCCTGAAAGCCTGCGTCAATTCGCTGGCTTTCGTCTCATCAATGCCCGGGCCCGCATCATCTATCTGTATCAGAAAGCCATTCTGCTGCTGCATAATCGTAATGCTGATCTCACTATTTTCCGGCCCGTAGCGGTAAGCATTCTCGACCAGATTACGCACCATTAAACGTAGCAGCACAGCATCCCCCTGAATTTCAGCATGCGGTGGCATCTCTACTTTCAGCGTTTGTCCACGTTCATTAAGCATTTCACCCAGCTCTTCCCGGAGTGGTTTAATAACATTACTTATCAGATCAACCTGTTGATATTCCCCTTTCGCAAAATTCTGTCCTGCGCGGGCAAGCATGAGTAACTGTTCTATGGTGTGCATCAACAAGTCGATGCGACTGATCAGTGTATCGCTGCCTTCCACGCCCTTTTTTTGCATTATCTCAAGGTGTAGCCGTACGCCTGCCAGCGGAGTGCGTAACTCGTGAGCGGCATCGGCAGTAAACAGTCGTTCCTGCTGGATCGTAGTCGAGAGTCGCGAAAATAGCTGATTCAGCGCATTCGTCACGGCCACAACTTCCCTGATTTCGCTGTTGAGTGGCAGGGGAGAGAGGTTATCGGCCGAACGGGTTTCCAGTCGCTTTTGTAACTGGTTGAGAGGGCGAATAATCCAGCTGATGGCCCAGAATGATAACACCAGTGTAATGCTCATCATCAGCA encodes the following:
- the pmrB gene encoding two-component system sensor histidine kinase PmrB → MTSMRRRLLVMLALILFVTQLTSVFWLWHESQEQINLLVNDTLSVKVRNAHVEKEIAEAIASLIAPSLLMMSITLVLSFWAISWIIRPLNQLQKRLETRSADNLSPLPLNSEIREVVAVTNALNQLFSRLSTTIQQERLFTADAAHELRTPLAGVRLHLEIMQKKGVEGSDTLISRIDLLMHTIEQLLMLARAGQNFAKGEYQQVDLISNVIKPLREELGEMLNERGQTLKVEMPPHAEIQGDAVLLRLMVRNLVENAYRYGPENSEISITIMQQQNGFLIQIDDAGPGIDETKASELTQAFRRVDQRYGGSGLGLNIVVRITHLHGGTLTLRNRTGNAGLSAQCWLPDIALQSSLTLSPGTR
- the cgtA gene encoding Obg family GTPase CgtA, which produces MKFVDEATILVVAGDGGNGCVSFRREKYIPRGGPDGGDGGDGGDVYLVADENLNTLIDFRFVKSYRAERGTNGQSSDCTGKRGKDITIKVPVGTRVLDQSTGEVLADMTQNGQVNMVAKGGFHGLGNTRFKSSVNRSPRQKTMGTKGEERDIALELMLLADVGMLGLPNAGKSTFIRSVSAAKPKVADYPFTTLVPSLGVVRMDHEQSFVVADIPGLIEGASEGAGLGIRFLKHLERCRVLLHLIDIAPIDESDPIENAKVIINELKQYNAKLAEKPRWLVFNKVDLIEKEEAETRAKAIADALGWEGNYYLISAANREGVNALCWDVMKFINENPKHMAIEESAPEKVEFMWDDYHREQLAEVESEADDDWDDDWDEDDDEGVEIIYER